Part of the Candidatus Krumholzibacteriota bacterium genome is shown below.
AAGGTCTTCTGGGCGCTCGAGGACCAGCTTGCTTTCGAAAGGCATTTCCCTGCCATCGGCTGGTTGACCAGCTATTCATTATATCATGACAATCTTGCCGATTACATGAGGAACGAGGTCTCGCACCAGTGGGCCGAGACGAGGGTCGCCGCGATGGGGATCCTCCAGAAAGAGGAAGAACTCAAGGAACTTGTGCGCCTGGTAGGACTCGATTCGCTCTCGGACAATGACAGGGTCGTCCTCGAGACGGCGAAGCATATAAGGGAGGATTTCCTGCACCAGTCAGCGTTCGACGCGGTCGACGCGTATACGAGGATGGGCAAGCAGTTCAGGATGCTCGATACGATAATAAGGCTTCACGGGGCTTGCGAGAGAGCGATCGAGAAGAAGGTCCCCCTGAGAAGGCTTCTTGAACTCAACGTCAGGGAGAGCATAGCAAGAATGAGGAGTATCCCGGAGGACGATATCGGGGGATTTGACGCGATACAGGAAGAGATAGAAAAACAGATTGCCGAATCTTCGGCTGAAAGCAGGCATATCGAAGCGTGACAGGGCGCGCTGCCCCTGGAATGTTTACAGGAAGATGAAAGAAGGGATCTGAATGGTAACCGAATATACTACAATAGGAGAGATAGCCGGGCCGCTCGTGCTTTTGACTGATGTCGAACATGCCTCTTATGAAGAACTTGTGGAAGTCGAACTGCCGTCCGGGGAACAGAGGAGGGGCAAGGTCCTCGAGGTGAACCGCGACAGGGTCCTCGTACAGATCTTTGAAGGGACCAGGGGCGTGGATATAGCGAAGACAAAAGTCCGTTTTCTCGGTAAGAGCCTGGAACTGGCCGTATCTCCCGATATTCTTGGAAGGATCTTCAACGGGCTCGGACGCCCGATAGACGATGGTCCGAAGATAATCCCCGAGATGATGCTCGATATCAACGGAAACCCGATCAATCCGTATGCCCGGATCTATCCGCAGGAATTCATTCAGACGGGGATATCCTCGATCGACGGCCTGAACACCCTGGTAAGAGGGCAAAAACTCCCGATATTCTCGGGATTCGGTCTTCCGCATTCAGAACTGGCCGCCCAGATCGCCAGGCAGGCATCGGTTCCAGGTTCCGAATCGCCGTTTGCCATAGTCTTCGCCGCGATGGGCATCACCTTCGAGGAAGCTAATTATTTCATTCGCGATTTCCAGGAGACCGGAGCGATGGAGAGGGTCGTTCTCTTCATTAACCTGGCGAACGACCCGACGATCGAACGGATCGCCACGCCGAGAGCGGCTCTTACCGCCGCGGAATATCTCGCCTTTGAACGGGGCATGCATGTGCTGGTGATCCTGACAGACTTGACGAATTATTGCGAGGCGCTGCGGGAAGTATCCGTCGCTAGAAAGGAGATCCCTGGACGCCGCGGATATCCGGGATATCTATACACAGATCTTTCGACCATCTATGAACGCGCAGGCCTGCTGAAGGGAGACAAGGAAGGAGAGGTAAGGGAAGGTTCGATAACTCAGATCCCCGTACTGTCGATGCCGGACGACGACAAGACCCATCCGATCCCCGATCTCACCGGGTATATCACGGAAGGACAGATAATCCTGGACAGGTCGCTTCACAGGAAAGGTATCTATCCACCGGTCAATGTATTGCCAAGCCTGTCGCGACTTCGCGACAAGGGTATCGGCAAGGGAAGGACGAGGGAGGATCACTCCAACCTGGCCAACCAGCTCTTCTCTTCCTACGCCAAGAGCAAGGAAGTCGAGGAACTTGCCGTCGTTCTGGGCGAGGCGGCGCTGACAGATACCGACAGGGCGTATATGGCTTTCGGTCAAGAGTTCGAGGATAGATTTGTCCGCCAGGCTCTCGACGAGAACAGGACTATCACCGAGACGCTTTCGATAGGATGGGATCTGCTGGCAAAGATACCCCGATCGGAGATCAAACGGATCAGCGATGAATATATCGACAGGTATCTGCCGGTGAAAAAGAACGATGATGCTGAGGATGAAAAAGGCGAAGAGGGCGCGGCGCTTCAAGGCGCCGGCGCGGAGGATGAGAATTGAAGCGGAAGGTAAATCCGAACAGGATGATGTTGCTGCGCCTGAAAAGGCGGCTTGAACTGGCGCAGAGAGGGCACAAGCTCCTGAAGAACAAGCAGGAGAAACTGATGCAGAATTTCTTCTCCCTCGTGCGCGAGACGACAGCGATGAGGAAGGATGTCGAAAGGACCTTCATTGATATCGGGATGGATTATCTTTCAGGAAGAGCCGGCACCGGTCCGCAGGCTCTCGAGGACGCCCTCTCCCTCACTACCACTTCAGGCGAGTTGAAGATCAAAAGCCGCTACGAGATGAGCATAGAGATACCGGAATTCGAATTCGTGATTCCCGAAAGAGAACCGGCCTACAGGCTCGATTCCACTTCGGTCGAGCTTGACGCGGCCTTTGAAAAACTTTTTGAACATTTCCCCGCCCTTATGAAGCTGGCCGGGATGGAAAACGCTCTCTTCAAGATGGCCGAGGAACTTGAAAAGACAAGACGACGCGTAAACGCGCTCGAATATGTCCTGATCCCCGATCTCTCGGAAGCGATTAAAAATATCGAGAGCAAGCTCAGCGAGGCTGAAAGAGGAACGCAGACCAGGTTGATGAAGATCAAGGATATGGTCCAGGCGAGAGAGGCGGGGGTCTGATCCGGCAACTTCATCGGATTCAGGTATTTTCCCTCTCTCCTGCTTGACAAACCCCTCGGGGATATATATATTTTTATTGAGCCCGCTTCAAAGGCTCGACTGGAGACCCCACCAGGTTTTTTACCCAGGTTTAAATTCAGAGAGAATCGCGTCTTTGTCATTTTTTGCCGCCTGGCGGGCAAATTGTTTGACACGAAAAGAGATGGTAATTATATTTACGGCGAGGAGTAACGGAGAGTCTATAAGATACGAAAATTTGAATTTATCTACTGATGCGTTGTCGGTATCGACCGAAAAGCAGATTGCTGTATTTGACTTACATGGATCTGGCAAGGAGTGGTGAGATGAAAAGCCTTTCGGGAAAAGTTTTGCTTTTGTTGGTTCTGGTGCCGGTCCTTATCCTGATGACGGGTGTTTCCGATCTCTATGCCCAATCGGGAAGAGTCCAGGGCAAAGTCACTGTCGCCAAGACCGGTGTGCCCCTGCCTTATGCCAATGTCATCCTCGTAGGCACGGTCATGGGCGGAATGACGATGACCGATGGTTCTTTTCTGATCACCGGCGTCCCTGTCGGCACTTATACGGTCAAGGTGATGATGATGGGGTATAAGGTAATGGAGAAACCGAATGTAAGGGTCGATGCGGGCCAGACATCGATGGTCGAATTCCAGCTTACCGAAGAGATCGTAGGGCAGACGCAGGAGATCGTCGTCGAAGCCGAGATGAAAATGGTCGAAGTCAAAGACAGCGACGTAAAGCATACCGTGACGAGTGACGAACTTGAAGACCTGCCGGTCGACGATGTCGTGGAAGCTCTCGCTCTTAAGGGCGGTATTATCAAGACCGGAGACGACCTTCACGTAAGAGGCGGACGTTCAGGCGAGGTCCAGTTCCAGATAGACGGAGTGCCGGTGGATGATCCCCTCAGCGGAGGCCAGATCTCGGTAGGTCTGCTCGGAACTGCTGACAGCGAAGTGATCACCGGCGGTATGGATGCCGAATATGGAAACGCCCAGTCGGCGGTAGTACAGCTCAGGACCCGCGAAGGCGGCAAGACTTTCGAGGGCCAGATAAGGTATATGACTGATGATTTTGGACGCAAGGACAAGACATACACGAACTATGACAGGTTGAGCGCCGGATTCGGCGGACCGACGCCGCTCAACGGGCTGACCTTCTATCTTTCGGGAGAAGTATCGTTCACAGACGGTGAAAACTGGATGATTAACGACAGGCAGGAACATTCCTTCCTCAACGACTTCTTCAAATTCTCCGATCGCGCGAACCACAGCTATAACCTTCAGGGAAAACTCGCCTACACGCTCAAACCGGGAATGAAACTGATAGGAGAGGCGATCTATGGACATACGATAAACAGGGGGTATTCGCACAACTGGAATCTCCAGGGATATGTACAGAAGATCTATCGCTTCATGACTCTCAGGGCAAGCCGCGAATCGCTCGCTCCAGACGCGAGAGCTTTCGGACAGTACGTAAGTTTCTATCACGGCGACTGGATCAACAACGAACTCCCAAGGGTCTCTTACTACCCCGGCACGCTCGCCGGAAGACGCAAGGTGATCTATCCGATCGTCATCTTCTCGAAGGTCAGGGATCCGAACAGGCCTGAAGCGGGAGCATTCGTGATTCGTTACGACGAGTTCTACGCGAGGCTCGCGACCAATATCTACGGTCAGGAAGTAGAGATCATCTGGGATGAAGCTATCAAGAATGAATCTGGCGATGTAGAGAGGTATGAATCGAAGCTCCTCTTCGAGGGCTTCCAGAATCCCGACAGCAAATTCAGCCACTTCAGGGACGATACGATGTATGTTCCATTCAACTCGGCGAACAATATCACGACGAATGAATCGGACAACCTGCAGATGAAAATTGCCCTTAATCACAATATTACCGAAGATGTCCTCTATTCGATAAATTTCAGCCGGATCCAGTTCAGTTCCTTTACCTCTGTTGACGGAAAGGACCCGGATGAATACAACACCGCAGGCCAGCCTGTCATCCTTCCCAGCGGAGGATACCAGTTTACCGGCGTGAGCAACCAGGTCTACTATACCGACCCCGAATATCCTTACTTCCTCACCTGCTACGATATGCCTTTTTATGGAGACAGGGTCAGCACGACTTATATTATGAAGAGCGATATCACCTCGCAGCAGTGGAAGAACCACAGGTTCAAGACAGGTGTCCAGTTCGTGTACAACGATCTGGACAATGAGACTATCAACTCTCCGGGAAACCTCAGGAGGCTGGAAGACGGAATCACGTTCAAACAGGGCACCAGTGATAATATCTTCCACAACTACAATCCTGAAGCTTCATTCTATGTCCAGGACAAGTGGGAATATGAAGGGATGGTCGTAAACGGCGGGGTCAGGGTCGATTATTTCTCTCCCGGTAACAATAATACTATAGAGATCCAGAGTACCGAGATCAATCCCAACGTCGAACAGCACAAGTTCCAGATCAGTCCCCGACTCGGGTTCGCTTTCCCGATCACCGACAAGGACAAGTTCCATTTCCATTACGGACGATTCACCCAGTGGCCGGCGAGGACCTTCCTCTTCCAGTCCCAGGAACTTATCGGTGGGGCAGGGATACTTGGCAACCCCGATCTCGACGAGGAGCTGACAGTCTCTTACCAGGCGGGTATCTCCCATCAGTTCACGGAGAATGTCGCCGGCAACTTTGTCGTGTTCAACAAGGATATTTACGGACTGATCTCATCGACGCGTGTTACCGACGAGGATCTTGGCGTGACAGGGTTCCGCTATATCAACAGGACGTACGCCAGTTCCCGTGGTTTCGAGCTCTCCCTGAGCAAGCGGCTGAGCCACTATATAGGAGGAGAGATCTCGTATACTCTTTCATACGCCGACGGTGTGGCGTCCAACGCCAACTTCGGCATTTCGGCGGAAGGGTTGACCCATCTTCCGACTCAGGAGATGCCTCTTGACTGGGATCAGCGCCATACGCTCAACGTGACTCTCAGGCTGCAGGATCAAAACGACTGGGGAGCGACTATCGTATACAGTTACGGCAGCGGGCTTCCATGGACTCCATGGGACCGTTTCGCGCGCCGTCAGGATCCGCTCGATGAGAACTCGCTTCGTCTTGAGCAGACGCATATAATCAATCTTCAGGGCAGAAAGAAATTCAATATATACGGACAGGAACTTACACTGTTCTTCGAGGGAAGGAACCTTCTTGATGAAGACGTTCTTCTTCCCGGTGGTACTGCTCCAGGGGTATTCCCCAACATGAGAAACGCGCGGATGGACAACGGATCGTATCTTACCGAGACGGGGCAGTTCGGAGGCGCGTATCTTCAGGACCTGGACGAGGATGGACTTGACGATTTTACACCTGTAAATGATCCGACGATCTGGTCAGGCCACAGGCAGTGGAGGATCGGGTTTGGATTTGAATTCTAGGCACAAGGGACGAACGGAGTGGAGGTTCTTGATATGATAAAAAAAGGCAGTCTGTTGTTGCTGATCATCCCACTTGCTGTTTCCCTGTTCTGTTCTCCGGCCCGGGCAAGGGATGATCTCGGAGAATGGTCAGATAAACTCAAGAATATGGATCAGATATGGGTCTTCGATGGATCGGGCATCCACAATGTGGGGAACCTGCAGATGCATGTCTGTAACTGGGGATGTTTCGGATCTTATCCCGCCTCGAACTGGCCGACCGCCGAATATCCTTCGGCCCAGTGGCCGGCAAACTCCAGTACGGAATATCTCTATATCGCCGGTCTCTGGATAGGGGCGAAAAAGGGAGGTATTCCCGTAGTATCCACCGCGGCATACGATATCGAGTTCCGTCCTCCCGGGACGGAAAATCCCGACGCGAAGATATACAGGGCGTTCGAGGGGGTCCCCGGCGGATCGAGGCTGCCGAGCCCGCCCGATGACGACAAGGACGGAAGAGCCGATGAGGACTGGCTCAATGGCGTCGATGACGACGGGGACGGAAAGATCGACGAGGATTTCGGCGCTATCGGGAAACAGATGTTTACCTGCTGGTTCACCGACGACCACCCGCAGTCGGTTATCTCGAACCCCGAGCATACTCCCCTGCACCTTTTTGTCGAGCAGGAGAGCTACCAGTGGGAAGAAGAGCAGTTTTACGATTTTGTCGGTGTCGAATACAATGTCAAGAATTACGGTACTGATATTATCGAAGATATATATGTAGGGTTCTTTGCCGATGGCGATGCCGGCAAGAGAGACCGCGAGCAGTACTGGACAGATGACTGTACCGGACTCTGGAAGGGGATCAGGTGCGCCAGGAGAGGCGACAACGAAGTCCCGATAAGATTGAGTGTCGCGTATTTCTATGACAAGGATGGCGATGAGGGGGAATGTCTCGGTTATTTCGGGATCATTTTCCTCGGCCATGACACCGATCCCCTTGGGGAAGATGCTCCCCAGAAGGTCGGTCTGACTTCATATCAGAACTTTTCAGGCGATCAGCCTTATGAGAACGGTGGAGACCCCACCAACGATTTCCAGCGCTATGAATTGATGAGCAAGGGCCTGGAAGACAAGAACGCGGAAGTGCCGAGGGATTACCGTATGATGATGGCGACGGGGCCGTTCAGGGAACTTCTTCCCGACAGCTCGATGGTCCTTCAGGTAGCATTCGTCTGCGGCCTCGGGCTTGAAGGCATGCTCAAGGCGGCGGCGAGCGCGGCGATGGCTTTCCAGGGTAACTGGTTCGATATCGACGGTAACCCGCAGACTGGTATCGACGGCCGTGAGACTCCCGTATACGGACCGGCGAGCGGTGTAGTCGCCGATTCCTGCGCGGTCGACATGGAGATCCTTTCCGCCGTCAGGGGCGAGATCATCTGGATAAATAATGACTGCCGTGAGGAACTCGAGCTCTGGGAAGACACGAGATGTTCCAAGGGAGACGCGACATTTGCCGATTATCAGACAGGCGTGGGGGGCAAGGAAAGACAGATCAACTGGCTTGTCGGGTCCGCGCCGCCACCTCCGACGATGAGGAGCATCCCCGGCAACAACAAGGTCGTCCTCCTCTGGGATAACTTCAGCGAGGTCACCCCGGACGTCAGTACTCTCGCTCTCGATTTTGAGGGTTACAGGATATGGAGAGCCGACGGATGGGAAAGGCCACTTGGAACATCGATCCTCAGTGGCCCTTCGAGAGAGCTCTGGCAGCTTCTCGTTGAAAGAGACCTGATCAACGGAGTCAGCCCCGATCTCGGTTTCAAGACGCCGGTGGAAGAGGGAGGATGGCAGTATGAGCCTCTTTCCGAACTTTCCAGCGCCGATAAAGACGCGATCATGGGCCTGTTCGAGGAAAGCGTCTGGTATTTTCCCCTCGATACGGTCCCATGTCCTCCGGGTCTGACCGATCTCCAGTGCGACACCCTGGAGGCGCTGGCCCGGTACAACCTCGGTTTCGAAGGCGG
Proteins encoded:
- a CDS encoding V-type ATP synthase subunit A; this encodes KVFWALEDQLAFERHFPAIGWLTSYSLYHDNLADYMRNEVSHQWAETRVAAMGILQKEEELKELVRLVGLDSLSDNDRVVLETAKHIREDFLHQSAFDAVDAYTRMGKQFRMLDTIIRLHGACERAIEKKVPLRRLLELNVRESIARMRSIPEDDIGGFDAIQEEIEKQIAESSAESRHIEA
- a CDS encoding V-type ATP synthase subunit B, whose translation is MVTEYTTIGEIAGPLVLLTDVEHASYEELVEVELPSGEQRRGKVLEVNRDRVLVQIFEGTRGVDIAKTKVRFLGKSLELAVSPDILGRIFNGLGRPIDDGPKIIPEMMLDINGNPINPYARIYPQEFIQTGISSIDGLNTLVRGQKLPIFSGFGLPHSELAAQIARQASVPGSESPFAIVFAAMGITFEEANYFIRDFQETGAMERVVLFINLANDPTIERIATPRAALTAAEYLAFERGMHVLVILTDLTNYCEALREVSVARKEIPGRRGYPGYLYTDLSTIYERAGLLKGDKEGEVREGSITQIPVLSMPDDDKTHPIPDLTGYITEGQIILDRSLHRKGIYPPVNVLPSLSRLRDKGIGKGRTREDHSNLANQLFSSYAKSKEVEELAVVLGEAALTDTDRAYMAFGQEFEDRFVRQALDENRTITETLSIGWDLLAKIPRSEIKRISDEYIDRYLPVKKNDDAEDEKGEEGAALQGAGAEDEN
- a CDS encoding V-type ATP synthase subunit D, with product MKRKVNPNRMMLLRLKRRLELAQRGHKLLKNKQEKLMQNFFSLVRETTAMRKDVERTFIDIGMDYLSGRAGTGPQALEDALSLTTTSGELKIKSRYEMSIEIPEFEFVIPEREPAYRLDSTSVELDAAFEKLFEHFPALMKLAGMENALFKMAEELEKTRRRVNALEYVLIPDLSEAIKNIESKLSEAERGTQTRLMKIKDMVQAREAGV
- a CDS encoding carboxypeptidase regulatory-like domain-containing protein — its product is MKSLSGKVLLLLVLVPVLILMTGVSDLYAQSGRVQGKVTVAKTGVPLPYANVILVGTVMGGMTMTDGSFLITGVPVGTYTVKVMMMGYKVMEKPNVRVDAGQTSMVEFQLTEEIVGQTQEIVVEAEMKMVEVKDSDVKHTVTSDELEDLPVDDVVEALALKGGIIKTGDDLHVRGGRSGEVQFQIDGVPVDDPLSGGQISVGLLGTADSEVITGGMDAEYGNAQSAVVQLRTREGGKTFEGQIRYMTDDFGRKDKTYTNYDRLSAGFGGPTPLNGLTFYLSGEVSFTDGENWMINDRQEHSFLNDFFKFSDRANHSYNLQGKLAYTLKPGMKLIGEAIYGHTINRGYSHNWNLQGYVQKIYRFMTLRASRESLAPDARAFGQYVSFYHGDWINNELPRVSYYPGTLAGRRKVIYPIVIFSKVRDPNRPEAGAFVIRYDEFYARLATNIYGQEVEIIWDEAIKNESGDVERYESKLLFEGFQNPDSKFSHFRDDTMYVPFNSANNITTNESDNLQMKIALNHNITEDVLYSINFSRIQFSSFTSVDGKDPDEYNTAGQPVILPSGGYQFTGVSNQVYYTDPEYPYFLTCYDMPFYGDRVSTTYIMKSDITSQQWKNHRFKTGVQFVYNDLDNETINSPGNLRRLEDGITFKQGTSDNIFHNYNPEASFYVQDKWEYEGMVVNGGVRVDYFSPGNNNTIEIQSTEINPNVEQHKFQISPRLGFAFPITDKDKFHFHYGRFTQWPARTFLFQSQELIGGAGILGNPDLDEELTVSYQAGISHQFTENVAGNFVVFNKDIYGLISSTRVTDEDLGVTGFRYINRTYASSRGFELSLSKRLSHYIGGEISYTLSYADGVASNANFGISAEGLTHLPTQEMPLDWDQRHTLNVTLRLQDQNDWGATIVYSYGSGLPWTPWDRFARRQDPLDENSLRLEQTHIINLQGRKKFNIYGQELTLFFEGRNLLDEDVLLPGGTAPGVFPNMRNARMDNGSYLTETGQFGGAYLQDLDEDGLDDFTPVNDPTIWSGHRQWRIGFGFEF